A portion of the Microbacterium hominis genome contains these proteins:
- a CDS encoding multicopper oxidase family protein, which translates to MLTLTAVAGVATAGAVALAAPWGSPVEAKSASQLASKYFPKVFAATLPMQQVLAPKRTEVDDEGPVNYYDVSEVVANAKILPGGLLTPVLAYNGVVPGPIIEVDQGTRAVLRMRNRLTAVHPTFGTPIATSTHLHGSASLPEYDGYASDVTLPGQMKDYHYPNFQTARTLWYHDHGVHYTAQNAYSGLAAQYHMHDAQERSLLPQDEFDVALTICDMMFQANGAQLYEDRSHSGLYGDVILVNAMPWPVMKVKRRVYRFRLLNSSLSRSYRFQLSPSTPMHMVCTDGGLMLKTQSVTSFRMGSAERYEFLIDFSQFKAGQRIEMRNLSNPDNRDFDFTNKVMAFDVVDDPFTTNDPSALSIPDTLNPGNEVMGLVEKGGMIKRNIRVERDDVTDMWQLNEQTWEDVIASNYLATLASPTVNTTEVWEIENKSGGWFHPVHIHLIDFKILSRDGKAPFSYELGPKDVVYVGENEKVRVIAKYGPHAGRYMVHCHNLVHEDHDMMHQFRVWPADGSSDDPHHPILAALPVPDDGA; encoded by the coding sequence ATGCTGACGTTGACCGCCGTCGCCGGGGTCGCCACTGCAGGGGCTGTCGCGCTGGCCGCCCCGTGGGGGTCGCCGGTCGAGGCGAAATCGGCCAGCCAGCTGGCATCCAAATACTTCCCGAAGGTCTTCGCCGCGACCCTGCCGATGCAGCAGGTGCTCGCGCCCAAGCGCACGGAGGTGGATGACGAGGGGCCGGTGAACTACTACGACGTCTCGGAGGTCGTCGCCAACGCGAAGATCCTGCCGGGGGGTCTGCTGACCCCCGTGCTCGCGTACAACGGCGTCGTGCCGGGGCCGATCATCGAGGTAGACCAGGGCACGCGGGCCGTGCTGCGGATGCGGAACAGGCTCACCGCCGTGCACCCGACCTTCGGGACGCCGATCGCGACGTCGACCCATCTGCACGGCTCTGCGTCGCTGCCGGAGTACGACGGGTACGCGAGCGATGTGACCCTCCCCGGGCAGATGAAGGACTACCACTACCCGAACTTCCAGACGGCGCGCACGCTCTGGTACCACGACCACGGGGTTCACTACACGGCGCAGAACGCCTACTCGGGACTTGCCGCCCAGTACCACATGCATGACGCGCAGGAGCGCTCGCTGCTCCCGCAGGACGAGTTTGACGTCGCTCTCACGATCTGCGACATGATGTTCCAGGCGAACGGGGCTCAGCTCTACGAGGACCGCAGCCATTCCGGACTGTACGGCGATGTGATCCTGGTCAACGCGATGCCGTGGCCGGTGATGAAGGTCAAGCGCCGGGTCTACCGCTTCCGCCTGCTGAACTCCTCGCTCTCGAGGTCGTACCGGTTCCAGCTGTCGCCATCGACGCCCATGCACATGGTCTGCACCGACGGTGGGCTGATGCTCAAGACCCAGTCGGTCACCAGCTTCCGCATGGGCAGTGCGGAGCGCTACGAGTTCCTCATCGACTTCTCGCAGTTCAAGGCGGGCCAGCGGATCGAGATGCGCAACCTCTCGAATCCCGACAACCGCGACTTCGACTTCACGAACAAGGTCATGGCGTTCGATGTCGTCGACGACCCGTTCACGACGAACGATCCGTCGGCGCTGAGCATCCCCGACACGCTGAACCCGGGCAACGAGGTGATGGGGCTCGTCGAGAAGGGCGGGATGATCAAGCGCAACATCCGGGTGGAGCGCGACGACGTCACCGACATGTGGCAGCTCAACGAGCAGACCTGGGAGGACGTCATCGCCTCGAACTACCTGGCGACGCTGGCGAGCCCCACCGTGAACACCACCGAGGTGTGGGAGATCGAGAACAAGTCGGGCGGCTGGTTCCACCCCGTGCACATCCACCTCATCGACTTCAAGATCCTCTCGCGCGACGGCAAGGCGCCCTTCTCGTACGAGCTGGGACCGAAGGACGTCGTCTACGTCGGCGAGAACGAGAAGGTGCGGGTGATCGCCAAGTACGGTCCCCACGCGGGGCGGTACATGGTGCACTGCCACAATCTCGTGCACGAGGATCACGACATGATGCACCAGTTCCGGGTGTGGCCGGCCGACGGCTCGTCGGACGATCCGCACCACCCGATCCTGGCTGCACTGCCCGTGCCCGACGATGGGGCCTGA
- a CDS encoding sensor histidine kinase encodes MRLPTSPARGPIVRAVLIFGLAAIASLAVVWLATFAGTRTVAYDQALDDAQRRTEAMAVLTFPAALERAFAGDDAALQDAVSARIEEGYLSAVLVRDGDGTLVYSSLGNTGSRHPLPDAARAAIEEGTVTSERADQDELRWLPTATGYLEVYAPLSVPGHGTYAIEVYFDDAGIEAFADVEVSQMLPIMLVPLMSVQLIMVAVFLWLVRRARRQERERAELLEFSISASDRERERIAGDIHDGPIQELAGVGFVLDAAKRVHGDDQERLLDAAHAALRRAATSLRTLMADIYPPDLHSVPLKLAITRLVETTVPVEVAATVDVDDMPPLGDEAIELVYRIVREALGNVAKHSGAATVRVEVGMSRFEETSKDAVRVRVTDDGVGIDGVERSPRQSHHVGLRLIRDRVRSVGGTVQIGSGPDGGTDVVAFIPLPAPAPKAARRRSGAAAGDVTTAPAPEPVA; translated from the coding sequence ATGAGACTGCCCACTTCCCCCGCGCGAGGGCCGATCGTGCGAGCCGTGCTGATCTTCGGTCTCGCCGCGATCGCCTCGCTCGCCGTGGTCTGGCTGGCGACGTTCGCGGGCACGCGCACCGTCGCGTACGACCAGGCTCTCGATGATGCGCAGCGTCGCACCGAGGCGATGGCGGTGCTGACCTTTCCCGCCGCGCTCGAGCGCGCGTTCGCCGGCGACGACGCCGCTCTGCAGGATGCCGTGAGCGCGCGCATCGAGGAGGGCTATCTCTCGGCCGTGCTGGTGCGTGACGGCGACGGCACCCTCGTCTACTCCAGCCTCGGCAACACGGGGTCGCGGCACCCTCTTCCGGATGCCGCACGAGCGGCGATCGAGGAGGGGACGGTGACGTCGGAGCGCGCCGACCAGGACGAGCTGCGGTGGCTGCCGACGGCCACCGGCTACCTCGAGGTCTACGCGCCGTTGTCCGTTCCCGGCCACGGGACATACGCGATCGAGGTGTATTTCGACGACGCGGGCATCGAAGCTTTCGCCGACGTCGAGGTGAGCCAGATGCTCCCGATCATGCTGGTGCCGCTCATGAGTGTGCAGCTGATCATGGTCGCCGTCTTCCTCTGGCTCGTTCGTCGGGCGCGGAGGCAGGAGCGCGAGCGCGCGGAGCTGCTGGAGTTCTCGATCTCCGCGTCGGACCGGGAGCGCGAGCGCATCGCCGGCGACATCCACGACGGGCCGATCCAGGAGCTGGCAGGTGTCGGGTTCGTGCTCGACGCGGCCAAGCGGGTGCACGGCGATGATCAAGAGCGGCTGCTGGATGCCGCGCACGCGGCTCTGCGACGGGCCGCCACCTCGCTGCGCACCCTCATGGCCGACATCTATCCTCCCGATCTGCACAGCGTCCCGCTGAAGCTGGCCATCACTCGGCTCGTGGAGACGACCGTGCCCGTCGAGGTGGCCGCGACAGTCGACGTCGACGACATGCCGCCGCTGGGCGATGAGGCGATCGAGCTGGTGTACCGCATCGTGCGGGAGGCTCTCGGCAACGTCGCCAAGCACAGCGGCGCCGCCACCGTGCGGGTCGAGGTGGGGATGTCGCGGTTCGAGGAGACGTCGAAGGATGCCGTTCGCGTGCGGGTCACCGACGACGGTGTCGGCATCGACGGCGTCGAGAGGTCGCCCCGTCAGTCGCACCACGTCGGGCTGAGGCTCATCCGCGATCGCGTCCGCAGTGTCGGGGGGACGGTGCAGATCGGCTCCGGACCGGACGGGGGAACGGACGTCGTGGCGTTCATCCCGCTGCCGGCCCCGGCGCCGAAGGCGGCTCGACGCCGGTCCGGGGCGGCGGCGGGCGATGTCACGACCGCCCCTGCACCCGAACCCGTCGCGTAG
- a CDS encoding beta-glucosidase family protein has product MSNDARPWMNTDLTPKERAEALVAAMTVEQKIAQLHGNMATFDIYSMSNELGGVDMSEIDEEKMAQLMAQIRIERHVAGIDELGIPRMRVTNGPVGVGMGDGTPSPPATALPMTIGVAASFDPGLAYAYGDIIGKESAHLGQHVLEGPGVCLHRTPIAGRNFEYFSEDPYLSGVMGVQVTKAIQDNDVIAMAKHYVVNDQEHERFRANVVVDEHVLRELYLLPFEMCCKDGEIAAIMSAYNRVRGTYATENYYTLTEILREEWGWDGYVQSDFWSARSAAGSLNAGMDLEMPDSKWLNEANVTAALQDTSLEIQTVDRALVRRFTQMFRFGQFERPYAPTEIPAAEHGAISRRIGREMAVLLKNDAGTLPLSPDAGRVLIVGMKAFAEKACQGGGGSSKVDPLYTVDPLPGTRDVLADLGSDAQVDLFVVERDQSNLDAATAAAAEADVVLIMAGLIATEGADLKTPEMPYGQDAMVEALLAANAHSVVVLKNSSPVLLPWIDKAATVIEVWNQGAEDGHVVADLLWGVENPSGKLPTTYAARLEDLLYHDEPSRYPGTDEGAGYPTIRYSEGLEMGYRWFQGRQIAPLFPFGYGLSYTTFEVVDAALDATATDGSTPVTVTATVRNTGERDGAEVVQVYLGIPVDGQPPKRLVGFAKVAVTAGATEEVSITIDPAATNHPFSVWDYATRSFQVKPGDYTVYVGTSSEATAAALTITVAG; this is encoded by the coding sequence GTGAGCAACGACGCCCGCCCCTGGATGAACACCGACCTGACGCCGAAGGAGCGCGCCGAGGCGCTGGTGGCGGCGATGACCGTCGAGCAGAAGATCGCCCAGCTCCACGGCAACATGGCGACATTCGACATCTATTCGATGTCGAACGAGCTCGGCGGGGTCGACATGAGCGAGATCGACGAGGAGAAGATGGCGCAGCTCATGGCGCAGATCCGCATCGAGCGTCACGTCGCGGGAATCGACGAGCTCGGCATCCCCCGCATGCGCGTGACCAACGGCCCGGTGGGCGTCGGCATGGGCGACGGCACCCCCTCACCCCCGGCCACGGCGCTTCCGATGACCATCGGCGTCGCGGCATCCTTCGACCCCGGCCTCGCCTACGCGTACGGCGACATCATCGGCAAGGAGTCGGCGCACCTCGGCCAGCACGTGCTGGAGGGCCCCGGCGTATGCCTCCACCGCACCCCCATCGCCGGGCGCAACTTCGAGTACTTCTCCGAAGACCCGTACCTGTCGGGCGTCATGGGCGTGCAGGTCACCAAGGCGATCCAGGACAACGACGTGATCGCCATGGCCAAGCACTACGTCGTCAACGACCAGGAGCACGAGCGCTTCCGCGCGAACGTCGTCGTCGACGAGCACGTGCTGCGCGAGCTCTACCTGCTGCCTTTCGAGATGTGCTGCAAAGACGGCGAGATCGCCGCGATCATGAGCGCGTACAACCGCGTGCGCGGCACCTACGCCACCGAGAACTACTACACGCTCACCGAGATCCTCCGCGAGGAGTGGGGCTGGGACGGCTACGTGCAGTCCGACTTCTGGTCGGCGCGCTCCGCCGCAGGCTCCCTGAACGCGGGCATGGACCTCGAGATGCCCGACTCGAAGTGGCTCAACGAGGCGAACGTCACCGCCGCCCTCCAGGACACCTCGCTCGAGATCCAGACGGTCGACCGTGCGCTCGTGCGCCGGTTCACGCAGATGTTCCGATTCGGCCAGTTCGAGCGCCCGTATGCGCCGACCGAGATCCCCGCCGCCGAGCACGGTGCGATCTCCCGCCGCATCGGCCGCGAGATGGCCGTGCTGCTCAAGAACGACGCCGGCACGCTGCCCCTGTCGCCGGATGCCGGCCGCGTGCTCATCGTGGGCATGAAGGCGTTCGCCGAGAAGGCGTGCCAGGGCGGCGGCGGCTCGTCGAAGGTCGACCCGCTCTACACGGTCGACCCGCTGCCGGGAACGCGCGACGTGCTCGCCGACCTCGGCTCCGACGCGCAGGTCGACCTGTTCGTCGTCGAGCGAGACCAGTCGAACCTGGATGCCGCGACCGCGGCCGCGGCGGAGGCCGACGTCGTGCTCATCATGGCGGGCCTCATCGCCACCGAGGGCGCCGACCTGAAGACGCCCGAGATGCCGTACGGGCAGGACGCCATGGTCGAGGCGCTGCTGGCTGCCAATGCGCACAGCGTGGTCGTGCTGAAGAACTCGTCGCCCGTGCTCCTTCCGTGGATCGACAAGGCGGCAACGGTCATCGAGGTGTGGAACCAGGGCGCCGAAGACGGCCACGTGGTCGCTGATCTGCTGTGGGGCGTCGAGAACCCCTCGGGCAAGCTCCCGACCACCTACGCCGCCCGCCTGGAGGACCTCCTCTACCACGACGAGCCGAGCCGCTACCCCGGCACCGACGAGGGCGCGGGCTACCCCACGATCCGCTACTCCGAGGGCCTGGAGATGGGGTACCGCTGGTTCCAGGGCCGGCAGATCGCTCCCCTGTTCCCGTTCGGCTACGGCCTCTCGTACACGACCTTCGAGGTGGTGGATGCCGCTCTCGACGCGACCGCGACCGACGGCTCCACGCCGGTGACCGTGACGGCGACCGTGCGCAACACCGGCGAGCGCGACGGCGCGGAGGTCGTGCAGGTCTACCTCGGCATCCCCGTCGACGGCCAGCCGCCCAAGCGCCTGGTCGGCTTCGCCAAGGTGGCGGTGACCGCCGGCGCGACGGAGGAGGTGTCGATCACGATCGACCCCGCCGCCACGAACCACCCGTTCTCGGTGTGGGACTACGCGACCCGCTCGTTCCAGGTGAAGCCCGGCGACTACACCGTGTACGTCGGCACCTCGAGCGAGGCCACTGCGGCCGCCCTCACCATCACGGTCGCCGGCTGA
- the lepB gene encoding signal peptidase I, translated as MVAAVVVVVLALIALRLWVFDIVTVASGSMAPTLCAGDLVLVERVAPWQRLEHGDIVVFANPGDGSPTVKRVVGLPGEQVGIADAILTVDGEFIDESYVDRATIDGVYFGPVEVPPDTVFVMGDAREFSIDSREFGAVPREDVSMRMLVNLSGCR; from the coding sequence GTGGTCGCGGCCGTGGTGGTGGTCGTGCTCGCGCTCATCGCGCTCCGGCTCTGGGTCTTCGACATCGTGACCGTCGCATCGGGCAGCATGGCTCCGACGCTGTGTGCGGGGGATCTGGTGCTCGTCGAGCGTGTCGCACCATGGCAGCGCCTGGAGCACGGCGACATCGTCGTCTTCGCGAACCCCGGCGATGGCAGCCCGACCGTGAAGAGGGTGGTGGGGCTGCCGGGGGAGCAGGTTGGGATCGCCGACGCGATCCTGACCGTCGACGGCGAATTCATCGACGAGTCGTACGTGGACCGGGCCACGATCGACGGGGTCTACTTCGGTCCGGTCGAGGTGCCGCCGGACACGGTGTTCGTGATGGGCGACGCGCGCGAGTTCTCCATCGACTCCCGCGAATTCGGAGCGGTGCCCCGCGAAGACGTCAGCATGCGGATGCTCGTGAACCTGTCGGGGTGCCGCTGA
- a CDS encoding multicopper oxidase family protein — translation MMTLTALAGVAAAGAAALTVPWGAPVAAGTPSQLASKYFPKRFAATLPMQPVLMPTRTDVDEQGPVNYYDVSQVVANAKILPGGLLTPVLAYNGLVPGPRIDIDQGTRAVLRMRNRLTATHPVFGTPIATSTHLHGSASLPEYDGYASDITLPGQMKDYHYPNFQVARTLWYHDHGVHYTAQNAYSGLAAQYHLHDAQERSLLPQSEFDVALTICDMMFQADGSQLYEDRSHSGLYGDVILVNGTPWPVMKVKRRVYRFRILNSSISRSYRPQLSPSTPMHVVATDGGLMPKTQSVSNFRIGSAERYEVLIDFSQFKAGQRIEMRNLSNPNNRDYDFTGQIMAFDVVDDPFTTDDPSALSIPGTLNPGNEVMALTEKSGMIKRNIRVERDDVTNMWQLNEETWDDVVASDYTATLGDPTVNSTEVWEIENKSGGWFHPVHIHLIDFKILSRNGKAPFSYELGPKDVVYVGEGEKVRVLAKFGPHAGRYMVHCHNLVHEDHDMMHQFRVWPADGSSYDPHHPILAAPPVPDDGA, via the coding sequence ATGATGACGCTGACCGCACTCGCCGGCGTCGCTGCCGCGGGAGCCGCCGCACTGACTGTTCCGTGGGGAGCGCCCGTCGCTGCCGGTACGCCCAGTCAGCTGGCATCCAAGTACTTCCCGAAGCGGTTCGCCGCCACTCTGCCGATGCAGCCCGTGCTCATGCCGACGCGCACGGACGTCGACGAGCAGGGGCCGGTCAACTACTACGACGTCTCGCAGGTGGTCGCGAATGCGAAGATCCTCCCGGGCGGACTGCTGACACCTGTCCTCGCTTACAACGGCCTGGTGCCCGGACCGCGCATCGACATCGACCAGGGAACCCGCGCCGTGCTGCGCATGCGCAATCGGCTCACCGCCACGCACCCCGTGTTCGGAACGCCGATCGCGACGTCGACCCATCTGCACGGCTCGGCGTCGCTGCCCGAGTACGACGGGTACGCGAGCGATATCACGCTGCCGGGGCAGATGAAGGACTATCACTACCCGAACTTCCAGGTCGCGCGCACGCTCTGGTACCACGACCACGGGGTTCACTACACGGCGCAGAACGCCTACTCGGGGCTGGCCGCCCAGTACCACCTGCACGACGCGCAGGAGCGCTCGCTGCTTCCCCAGAGCGAATTCGACGTCGCCCTCACGATCTGCGACATGATGTTCCAGGCCGACGGGTCGCAGCTCTACGAGGACCGCAGTCACTCCGGGCTCTACGGCGACGTGATCCTCGTCAACGGGACGCCGTGGCCGGTGATGAAGGTCAAGCGCCGCGTCTACCGCTTCCGGATCCTCAACTCGTCCATCTCGCGGTCCTACCGGCCGCAGCTGTCGCCGTCGACGCCGATGCACGTCGTCGCCACCGACGGCGGGCTGATGCCCAAGACCCAGTCGGTCAGCAACTTCCGGATCGGCTCGGCGGAGCGCTACGAGGTGCTCATCGACTTCTCGCAGTTCAAGGCAGGTCAGCGCATCGAGATGCGGAACCTCTCGAACCCGAACAACCGCGACTACGACTTCACCGGCCAGATCATGGCGTTCGACGTCGTCGACGACCCGTTCACGACGGACGATCCGTCGGCCTTGAGCATCCCCGGCACACTCAACCCCGGCAACGAGGTGATGGCGCTGACCGAGAAGAGCGGCATGATCAAGCGCAACATCCGCGTCGAGCGTGATGACGTCACGAACATGTGGCAGCTCAACGAGGAGACCTGGGACGACGTCGTGGCCTCCGACTACACCGCGACTCTCGGCGACCCCACGGTCAACTCGACCGAGGTGTGGGAGATCGAGAACAAGTCGGGCGGCTGGTTCCACCCCGTGCACATCCACCTCATCGACTTCAAGATCCTCTCGCGCAACGGCAAGGCGCCCTTCTCGTACGAGCTCGGCCCGAAGGACGTCGTCTACGTCGGCGAGGGCGAGAAGGTGCGGGTGCTCGCGAAGTTCGGCCCGCACGCGGGGCGGTACATGGTGCACTGCCACAACCTCGTGCACGAGGATCACGACATGATGCACCAGTTCCGGGTATGGCCGGCCGACGGCTCGTCGTACGATCCGCACCACCCCATCCTGGCTGCGCCGCCCGTGCCCGACGATGGGGCCTGA
- a CDS encoding TetR/AcrR family transcriptional regulator, which produces MGESVDTPSAILESAALLLRHGTFEDVSYAELAELAEVSERTIYRRFPTRSHLLEALARWIEAEHFPLAEFRTVAEFRLAVRARFAAFDAQPAFAFVAARGAALSPTSGETAAPMTDAIVAMLSAAAPGLNRRDSLRAAAALRYFASPMFWARMRTGFEMSADETFAAFDLAAGRVLPVASKADWAA; this is translated from the coding sequence ATGGGCGAGTCCGTCGACACCCCGTCGGCGATCCTCGAGAGCGCCGCACTGCTGCTGCGCCACGGCACCTTCGAGGATGTCTCCTACGCCGAGCTCGCCGAGCTCGCGGAGGTCTCCGAGCGCACGATCTATCGCCGCTTCCCCACGCGGTCGCATCTGCTCGAGGCCCTCGCGCGGTGGATCGAGGCGGAGCACTTCCCTCTCGCCGAGTTCCGCACGGTCGCCGAGTTCCGTCTCGCCGTGCGTGCGCGCTTCGCCGCGTTCGACGCGCAGCCCGCCTTCGCCTTCGTCGCCGCACGCGGCGCGGCGCTCTCGCCGACGAGCGGTGAGACAGCGGCGCCCATGACCGACGCGATCGTCGCCATGCTGAGCGCCGCCGCACCGGGGCTGAACCGACGAGACTCCCTGCGCGCGGCCGCCGCGCTCCGGTACTTCGCGTCGCCGATGTTCTGGGCGCGGATGCGGACCGGCTTCGAGATGAGCGCCGACGAGACCTTCGCCGCGTTCGATCTCGCGGCCGGCAGGGTGCTCCCGGTGGCGTCGAAGGCCGACTGGGCGGCCTAG
- a CDS encoding TetR/AcrR family transcriptional regulator, which translates to MTGPSSPELTGTQAAILAAYAELIEEVGTDDVSFRLIALRAGVGERTIYRYYPTRVDLLLATSAWIEQTIFSREESESIFDVPIAIREAMDAYDRRPELAHVVAEASMRGVNGAEPATHRAHFDALLRREVPSLADQERTVIVAALCHLDSSATWVTMRRELGMSGRDISDAATWAAEAILDPIRGAGGPAAG; encoded by the coding sequence GTGACAGGTCCGTCTTCGCCGGAGCTCACGGGCACCCAGGCGGCGATCCTCGCCGCGTACGCCGAGCTCATCGAGGAGGTCGGCACCGACGATGTCTCGTTCCGGCTGATCGCCCTGCGCGCGGGCGTCGGCGAGCGCACGATCTACCGCTACTACCCGACCCGGGTCGATCTGCTCCTGGCGACATCGGCCTGGATCGAGCAGACGATCTTCTCCCGCGAGGAGTCGGAGTCGATCTTCGACGTGCCGATCGCGATCCGCGAGGCGATGGATGCCTACGACCGGCGTCCCGAGCTCGCCCACGTCGTCGCCGAGGCGTCGATGCGCGGGGTCAACGGCGCGGAGCCCGCCACGCACCGCGCGCACTTCGACGCCCTCCTGCGGCGCGAGGTGCCCTCGCTCGCAGACCAGGAGCGCACCGTGATCGTCGCGGCCCTGTGTCATCTCGACTCGTCCGCCACGTGGGTGACCATGCGACGGGAGCTCGGCATGAGCGGACGCGACATCTCCGACGCCGCCACGTGGGCGGCCGAGGCCATCCTCGACCCGATCCGAGGGGCAGGTGGGCCAGCGGCCGGGTGA
- a CDS encoding sensor histidine kinase: MWFRRSRGRLPIARAVLIFGSAAVASLAVVALATLAGTRTAAYDQALDDAERRTNAMAVLTLAPTLEQALAGDGDPLATAVEARINEGYLAAVLIRDGAGDVVFSSLGQADEPGRLSAAARAAIEEGRISSERIAGEEMPLLPPTGESGYLEVYVPVVVPGHGALVVEAYFDGARIDVFADAEVRQMLPFMLVPLLSVQLIMVAVFLWLVRRARRQERERTELLEFSLSASDRERERIAGDIHDGPIQELAGVGFVLDAAKRVHGEDQRRLLDAANAALRRATRSLRTLMADIYPPDLHTVPLKVAITRVVETTVPTEVASTVVVGELPPLSDEAIELVYRIVREALGNVAKHSAASTLRVEISAGRFDGMPRDAVRVSIVDDGVGIDDVANAGRRSGDHVGLRLIRDRVRSAGGTVRIGRGPTGGTQVLALLPVEPVTVQDAAAPREERSGSAEDTAAPTPVV; the protein is encoded by the coding sequence ATGTGGTTCCGCCGTTCCCGGGGCCGCCTGCCGATCGCGCGGGCGGTGCTGATCTTCGGCTCTGCCGCGGTGGCCTCGCTCGCGGTGGTCGCGCTCGCGACGCTCGCCGGCACCCGCACGGCCGCGTACGACCAGGCGCTGGACGATGCGGAGAGACGCACCAACGCGATGGCCGTGCTGACCCTGGCCCCCACGCTCGAGCAGGCGCTCGCCGGTGACGGCGATCCGCTCGCCACGGCGGTGGAAGCGCGCATCAACGAGGGCTATCTCGCCGCCGTGCTCATCCGTGACGGCGCCGGCGACGTCGTCTTCTCCAGCCTCGGGCAGGCGGACGAGCCCGGCCGTCTTTCCGCCGCGGCGCGCGCGGCGATCGAAGAGGGACGCATCAGCTCGGAGCGGATCGCCGGCGAGGAGATGCCGCTGCTGCCGCCCACCGGCGAGAGCGGGTATCTCGAGGTCTATGTGCCCGTGGTGGTTCCGGGGCACGGAGCGCTGGTGGTCGAGGCGTACTTCGACGGGGCGCGGATCGACGTGTTCGCCGACGCCGAGGTGCGCCAGATGCTGCCGTTCATGCTCGTTCCGCTGCTCAGCGTGCAGCTGATCATGGTGGCCGTGTTCCTCTGGCTCGTGCGGCGCGCGCGAAGGCAGGAACGCGAGCGCACGGAGCTGCTGGAGTTCTCGCTGTCGGCGTCGGACCGGGAGCGCGAGCGCATCGCCGGTGACATCCACGACGGGCCGATCCAGGAGCTGGCGGGCGTCGGCTTCGTGCTCGACGCGGCCAAGCGGGTGCACGGCGAGGACCAGCGGCGGCTGCTGGATGCCGCGAACGCGGCCCTGCGGAGGGCGACCCGTTCGCTGCGCACCCTGATGGCCGACATCTATCCGCCCGATCTGCACACCGTGCCGCTGAAGGTGGCCATCACCCGGGTGGTGGAGACGACCGTGCCGACGGAGGTGGCGTCGACGGTCGTCGTGGGGGAGCTGCCCCCGCTGAGCGACGAGGCGATCGAGCTGGTGTATCGCATCGTGCGGGAGGCGCTCGGCAACGTCGCCAAGCACAGCGCCGCATCGACGCTGCGTGTCGAGATCTCCGCCGGGCGGTTCGACGGGATGCCGCGGGATGCCGTGCGTGTGAGCATCGTCGACGACGGGGTGGGAATCGACGACGTCGCCAACGCCGGGCGCCGCTCCGGCGACCATGTGGGGCTGCGGCTCATCCGGGATCGCGTGCGCAGCGCCGGGGGGACGGTGCGGATCGGGCGCGGGCCGACGGGCGGCACCCAGGTGCTCGCGCTGCTTCCCGTCGAGCCGGTGACCGTGCAGGACGCGGCGGCCCCGCGGGAGGAGCGATCGGGCTCCGCCGAGGACACCGCGGCGCCCACGCCGGTCGTCTGA
- a CDS encoding response regulator transcription factor, producing MHHSDGAATESGAVPRRVLIVDDHRSFAELLSQALVTAGYNVVGIVTDATQATRASISLEPDVVVMDIQMPKLDGLAATRSIRQIRPDAVVVIVTAHEDAAWISRAALAGAGAFIPKHASLDEMLSVLEKAGTGPIVVAPSAFAHDTALAARPAAVTLTAREQEVLAQLARGVPAKQIAITLGISENTCRGYIKAVRAKLDAHSQLEAIVRAQDLGLVPHSGGPAADPGDVRAGPA from the coding sequence GTGCATCACTCCGATGGCGCCGCAACGGAGTCGGGCGCCGTTCCTCGTCGTGTTCTGATCGTCGACGACCACAGGTCCTTCGCCGAGTTGCTCTCGCAGGCTCTCGTGACCGCCGGGTACAACGTGGTGGGGATCGTGACGGATGCCACTCAGGCCACGCGCGCGAGCATCTCACTCGAGCCCGATGTCGTCGTCATGGACATCCAGATGCCGAAGCTCGACGGTCTGGCGGCCACGCGGAGCATCCGGCAGATCCGGCCCGACGCCGTGGTGGTGATCGTCACCGCCCACGAAGACGCGGCATGGATCTCCCGCGCGGCCCTCGCCGGGGCGGGAGCCTTCATCCCGAAGCACGCGTCGCTCGATGAGATGCTCAGCGTGCTCGAGAAGGCGGGCACCGGTCCGATCGTGGTGGCTCCGTCAGCCTTCGCCCACGACACCGCGCTGGCCGCGCGACCCGCCGCCGTCACTCTGACCGCGCGCGAGCAGGAGGTGCTGGCGCAGCTGGCCCGAGGGGTGCCGGCGAAGCAGATCGCGATCACGCTCGGCATCAGCGAGAACACGTGTCGCGGCTACATCAAGGCCGTACGCGCCAAGCTCGACGCCCACAGTCAGCTCGAGGCCATCGTGCGCGCCCAGGATCTCGGGCTCGTCCCCCACTCGGGCGGTCCCGCGGCCGACCCCGGCGACGTGCGGGCGGGCCCGGCCTGA